A window of Juglans regia cultivar Chandler chromosome 7, Walnut 2.0, whole genome shotgun sequence contains these coding sequences:
- the LOC108985305 gene encoding protein SHORT-ROOT-like: MDITLFTTPKEAPLFSYSNQKISNVLQAAIDMQSNNQPQNSHTSTSRSSDSGELPSASGKWASRLLKECARAISDKESGKIHHLLWMLNELASPYGDCDQKLASYFLQALFCKAMGSGQRCFKTLNAVAEKSHSFDSARKLILKFQEVSPWMTFGHVASNGAILEALEGDTKLHIIDISNTLCTQWPTLLEALATRNDETPHLKLTVVVTASTVRSVMKEIGQRMEKFARLMGVPFEFNVISGLNNLGELTKEGLGVQEDEAIAVNCIGALRRVEVEERGAVIRMFQSLKPRVVTIVEEEADLSSSRDDFVKCFEECLRFYTLYFEMLEESFVPTSNDRLMLERECSRSIVRVLACDDESSTEGECEKRDRGSQWSERLKEAFSPVGFSDDCVDDVKALLKRYRAGWALVLRAQGDHHESGIYLTWKEEPVVWASAWKP; encoded by the coding sequence ATGGACATAACCCTTTTCACTACTCCAAAAGAAGCACCGCTCTTCAGCTACTCCAACCAGAAGATCAGCAATGTTCTGCAGGCAGCAATAGACATGCAAAGCAACAATCAGCCCCAGAATAGCCACACATCAACAAGCCGATCATCGGACTCCGGCGAGCTGCCTAGTGCATCAGGTAAATGGGCCTCAAGGCTCCTAAAGGAGTGTGCAAGAGCGATATCCGACAAGGAATCTGGCAAAATCCACCATCTTCTATGGATGTTGAACGAGCTTGCTTCACCTTATGGAGATTGTGATCAGAAATTAGCATCTTATTTCCTGCAAGCTCTATTTTGTAAGGCGATGGGGTCCGGTCAACGATGCTTCAAAACCTTGAATGCAGTGGCTGAAAAGAGCCACTCCTTCGATTCAGCTCGGAAATTGATACTAAAGTTCCAGGAGGTAAGCCCATGGATGACTTTTGGTCATGTAGCTTCAAACGGTGCTATTTTGGAGGCATTAGAGGGGGATACCAAGCTTCACATAATTGATATAAGCAACACCCTTTGCACCCAATGGCCTACTTTGCTAGAAGCTTTGGCAACAAGAAATGATGAAACCCCGCATCTAAAGCTCACTGTTGTTGTAACGGCTAGCACAGTGAGGTCAGTCATGAAGGAAATAGGCCAAAGAATGGAGAAGTTTGCAAGATTAATGGGAGTACCCTTTGAGTTTAATGTAATAAGTGGATTGAACAATTTGGGAGAGCTCACAAAAGAGGGACTAGGTGTTCAAGAGGATGAGGCTATTGCTGTGAATTGCATAGGGGCCCTAAGAAGagtggaggtggaggagagggGAGCTGTGATTCGGATGTTCCAATCACTTAAGCCTCGAGTTGTAACCATTGTTGAGGAAGAAGCTGACCTTTCAAGCTCAAGGGATGACTTTGTGAAGTGCTTTGAAGAGTGCCTTAGGTTCTATACATTGTACTTTGAGATGCTAGAGGAGAGCTTTGTCCCAACTAGTAATGACAGATTGATGTTGGAGAGGGAGTGCTCAAGGAGCATAGTTAGGGTTTTGGCTTGTGATGATGAAAGTAGCACTGAAGGAGAGTGTGAGAAAAGGGACAGAGGAAGCCAATGGTCTGAGAGACTCAAGGAGGCATTTTCACCAGTTGGGTTTAGTGATGATTGTGTCGATGATGTTAAGGCATTGCTGAAGAGGTACAGAGCTGGATGGGCACTTGTGCTACGGGCACAAGGAGATCATCATGAATCTGGAATCTACTTGACATGGAAGGAGGAACCTGTGGTTTGGGCATCAGCATGGAAACCCTGa